Proteins encoded in a region of the candidate division KSB1 bacterium genome:
- a CDS encoding MotA/TolQ/ExbB proton channel family protein, which translates to MTLLDIVVKGGVLMIPIVLCSIIAVAILIERLVALRKIRVKSSTFVLQIKYLLLRKDVEGALALCKKTPGPIAGITKAGLEKIDRPRQEIKEAIESAGRREIYFLEKYLGVLGTIAAVAPLLGFLGTVTGMIRAFMQVQVHGGNVDASVLAGGIWEALITTAAGLSVGIPALIFYNWLQGKVERFVFEMSETSTELMDLLLQPKEATDGLSHDA; encoded by the coding sequence ATGACGCTTTTGGACATCGTAGTCAAGGGCGGGGTATTGATGATCCCCATCGTGCTCTGCTCCATCATTGCCGTGGCGATTCTCATCGAGCGGCTGGTGGCCCTGCGCAAGATCCGCGTGAAGAGTAGTACCTTTGTCCTGCAGATTAAGTACCTGCTGTTGCGAAAGGATGTGGAAGGAGCGCTCGCCTTGTGTAAGAAGACGCCCGGGCCCATCGCTGGTATCACTAAAGCCGGCCTGGAGAAAATCGACCGGCCCCGCCAGGAGATCAAGGAGGCGATTGAGAGCGCAGGGAGACGGGAGATCTACTTCTTGGAAAAGTACCTGGGAGTGCTGGGCACCATTGCCGCAGTTGCGCCTCTTCTGGGCTTCCTTGGAACGGTCACCGGCATGATCCGCGCCTTCATGCAAGTCCAGGTGCACGGGGGCAACGTGGACGCCAGCGTGCTGGCAGGCGGCATCTGGGAGGCGCTGATTACCACTGCCGCGGGGCTAAGCGTGGGCATTCCCGCCCTGATCTTTTACAACTGGCTGCAAGGCAAGGTGGAGCGCTTTGTGTTCGAGATGTCAGAAACCTCAACAGAGCTAATGGATTTGCTTCTGCAGCCAAAGGAGGCCACCGATGGACTTTCGCACGACGCGTAA
- a CDS encoding biopolymer transporter ExbD, whose protein sequence is MDFRTTRKPMVLFSAISLTDIVLLLLIFFLLSSSYVVQPGIKVRLPKAVSGQPEQSDRIFLTVTRDERIFLNTRQVSLAELGAELKRLLDERPNRVVVIRADKDLTLERTIQIVDIAKLAGGEQFVIATQPGI, encoded by the coding sequence ATGGACTTTCGCACGACGCGTAAGCCGATGGTGCTCTTTTCGGCCATTTCGCTGACCGACATCGTGCTGCTTTTGCTCATCTTCTTCCTCCTGTCCTCCTCGTACGTGGTCCAGCCAGGAATCAAGGTGCGCCTGCCGAAAGCGGTGAGCGGGCAGCCGGAACAATCCGATCGCATCTTTCTCACCGTGACGCGCGATGAGCGCATTTTTCTCAACACCCGCCAGGTATCACTGGCCGAGTTGGGCGCAGAGCTGAAGAGGCTCCTTGACGAGAGGCCCAACCGCGTGGTGGTCATCCGTGCCGACAAGGACCTGACGCTGGAGCGTACCATACAGATTGTGGACATAGCCAAGTTGGCCGGCGGGGAGCAATTCGTGATCGCCACGCAACCGGGGATATGA
- a CDS encoding TonB family protein: MNIAVRTSQFLRGEMGRSAVLSLLLHALVFLLLASVTLQIEFFPPEFAEVTFISGERGVLPPPAGPAVAPVGRQAPPPQQTTQQQPAQQETVTLPPRRMLEREPAEQLPRSGEKVDVAQTMPQLEVPAPGLQERGLHTISTGQEGKASAPSNAGVGQKETPPTLTGPSAGAQESFRIEGEAAQRKILYKVIPEYPPGLQREAVVRVRFVVLPDGTVGGMVPLLKGDATLERLTLEALRQWRFNPLPPHAPQNEVTGIITFRYLLR; encoded by the coding sequence ATGAACATTGCCGTACGCACAAGCCAGTTCTTGCGGGGGGAAATGGGTCGGAGCGCGGTGCTCTCACTCCTGCTGCACGCCCTTGTCTTCCTGCTCCTGGCATCGGTGACCCTGCAGATTGAGTTTTTCCCTCCGGAGTTCGCAGAGGTCACCTTCATTTCCGGGGAGCGCGGCGTACTACCGCCCCCAGCAGGTCCCGCTGTGGCGCCAGTAGGTCGCCAGGCGCCGCCACCGCAGCAAACGACCCAGCAGCAACCAGCGCAACAGGAGACCGTGACACTACCACCACGCCGCATGCTCGAACGCGAGCCTGCAGAACAACTCCCCAGGAGCGGGGAGAAGGTCGATGTAGCCCAAACCATGCCCCAGCTGGAGGTCCCTGCCCCTGGCCTCCAGGAGCGTGGGCTGCACACAATCAGCACAGGACAAGAGGGCAAGGCAAGTGCGCCGAGCAATGCCGGCGTGGGGCAGAAGGAAACCCCACCTACCTTGACGGGCCCGAGTGCCGGTGCGCAGGAGAGCTTTAGGATCGAGGGCGAGGCGGCGCAGCGCAAGATCCTCTACAAGGTCATCCCGGAGTACCCACCGGGTCTGCAGCGGGAGGCGGTGGTCAGGGTGCGCTTTGTGGTCCTTCCTGACGGAACTGTAGGGGGAATGGTGCCGCTGCTCAAAGGCGATGCGACCCTGGAACGCCTCACTTTGGAAGCCCTTCGCCAATGGCGCTTTAACCCTCTGCCCCCTCATGCGCCGCAAAATGAGGTGACCGGCATTATCACTTTCAGATACCTGCTTCGGTAG
- a CDS encoding response regulator transcription factor, with protein sequence MRTRSVLFYDPANGKPSSFGSEFSAAGYRCHYATTRTAAMQIVEEHRPDAVVVFIDHCGEDGYAFCRLVRHQLNLRRVALIMVSSQCGEEDIIRGYEAGADEYVSSLKGPRELVARVGAVIRRISDFDAAKIKVKDIEIDLDQQQVRKSGKPLDLTYIQFKLLYLLASRRDKTFSREEILNRVWGRNVCVTTRTVDVHVKRLREKLGERKYPSRYIETVHGTGYRFMQ encoded by the coding sequence ATGAGGACGCGGAGCGTGTTATTCTACGACCCCGCGAACGGCAAACCGAGTTCCTTTGGGAGTGAGTTCAGCGCAGCAGGGTATCGGTGCCACTACGCCACTACGCGCACCGCGGCGATGCAAATCGTCGAAGAGCACCGACCTGACGCGGTGGTGGTCTTCATCGACCACTGCGGGGAGGACGGTTATGCATTCTGCCGCCTGGTCAGACACCAACTCAACCTGCGGCGAGTGGCCCTGATCATGGTGTCGTCCCAGTGTGGCGAGGAGGACATCATCCGTGGCTATGAGGCCGGCGCCGACGAGTATGTGAGTAGCCTGAAGGGGCCCAGGGAGCTGGTGGCTCGGGTGGGTGCGGTCATCCGCCGCATCTCCGACTTTGACGCGGCTAAGATCAAGGTCAAGGACATCGAAATCGACTTGGACCAACAGCAGGTGCGAAAATCGGGCAAGCCCCTGGACCTCACTTACATTCAGTTCAAGCTTCTGTACCTATTGGCCTCACGGCGGGACAAGACCTTTTCGCGGGAAGAGATTCTCAATCGCGTGTGGGGCAGAAACGTGTGCGTGACTACGCGCACCGTGGACGTGCATGTGAAGCGCCTGCGGGAAAAATTGGGGGAACGAAAATATCCCTCTCGCTACATCGAAACCGTTCACGGCACTGGCTACCGCTTTATGCAGTAA
- a CDS encoding FG-GAP-like repeat-containing protein, whose amino-acid sequence MKKTSTIAAMVGCFMLLLMGSAGAQQFIAQGFHKELGVHQFDPDHQTCLDEVHATYDFDHDGKLEFFVLTDESQPNGPYAELDDGACVYLYEATGKDTYELIWAFRDTSLATGAASFPTCGVTDMDGDGWHELLIGIPYGAGYPTPDGNPARLYVFEGSPSGLPSWDSPTATWNFEAKPGTNTRPAGMAAADIDGDGVAEVACAFRNFSSATKNDALMIFSLLGEFAGPFTQFKIEVMDTTTDVNSIYDAAIADIDNDGKLEALFPSYSKDLFVFYEGNGPDNYTYHTVLGGDLVWAAIHGTVNVDLDGDGKNEVVSGDNRGYFGFIGDVTNLATIGADNLFQVGMASPNGTRGLTAGDYDGDGKTDIFVGGNWSGKVFRIEYVSGDKADSTSYTWEMIYQYPPDTAEARVYCVSFPGDNKNLWETGNNTVHDMDGDGEPELLIAHETGDPDTQDWLMIIEGKGVTAVEIIPGAQVLKSFKLYQNHPNPFNPTTAIVYEMPRAEYVTVRIYDSMGRLVRTLVENKLMPAGSHEVVWDATDDTGQSLPSGLYLCHVKMGSLSLTRHMTLVR is encoded by the coding sequence ATGAAAAAAACATCTACTATCGCGGCAATGGTGGGATGCTTCATGCTCCTGCTTATGGGCTCGGCGGGGGCGCAACAGTTCATTGCTCAGGGCTTTCACAAAGAACTGGGCGTTCACCAGTTCGATCCGGACCATCAGACGTGCCTGGACGAAGTGCACGCCACCTATGACTTTGACCACGACGGGAAGCTGGAGTTCTTCGTCCTGACCGACGAGTCGCAACCCAATGGCCCTTACGCTGAGCTGGACGATGGTGCCTGTGTATACCTCTATGAGGCTACGGGCAAAGATACCTACGAACTGATTTGGGCATTCCGGGACACCTCTCTTGCCACTGGCGCTGCTAGCTTCCCCACCTGTGGTGTTACGGACATGGACGGCGACGGCTGGCACGAGTTGCTCATCGGGATTCCCTACGGTGCGGGGTATCCGACGCCCGACGGTAACCCTGCGCGTCTATACGTCTTCGAGGGATCGCCCTCCGGTCTGCCTTCTTGGGACTCGCCCACTGCCACCTGGAATTTCGAAGCCAAACCGGGGACGAATACCCGTCCTGCGGGTATGGCGGCCGCTGACATCGACGGCGACGGCGTGGCCGAGGTGGCCTGTGCCTTCCGCAACTTTAGCAGCGCCACCAAGAACGATGCCCTTATGATCTTTTCCCTGTTGGGCGAGTTCGCAGGTCCCTTCACCCAGTTCAAGATCGAGGTGATGGACACCACCACCGACGTCAACTCCATCTACGACGCCGCCATCGCCGACATCGACAATGACGGCAAGTTGGAGGCACTCTTTCCGTCCTATTCCAAGGACCTCTTTGTCTTCTACGAGGGCAATGGCCCGGACAATTACACCTACCACACTGTCCTGGGAGGCGATCTCGTGTGGGCAGCCATCCACGGCACGGTCAATGTTGACCTGGACGGCGACGGGAAGAACGAAGTGGTGAGCGGCGACAACCGCGGCTACTTCGGCTTTATTGGTGACGTCACCAATTTGGCAACCATCGGCGCCGACAATCTCTTCCAGGTGGGCATGGCCTCGCCTAACGGAACGCGTGGCCTGACAGCCGGTGACTACGACGGCGACGGCAAGACCGACATCTTTGTGGGCGGCAACTGGAGTGGCAAGGTGTTCCGCATCGAGTATGTGAGCGGGGACAAGGCCGACTCCACCAGCTACACTTGGGAGATGATCTACCAGTACCCGCCGGACACGGCAGAGGCGCGCGTGTATTGCGTCTCATTCCCTGGCGACAACAAGAACCTCTGGGAAACCGGGAACAACACTGTGCATGATATGGATGGTGACGGAGAGCCCGAGCTTCTGATCGCCCACGAGACCGGCGACCCCGACACGCAGGACTGGCTGATGATCATCGAGGGCAAGGGCGTGACTGCCGTCGAGATCATCCCCGGCGCCCAGGTGCTCAAGAGCTTTAAGCTCTACCAGAATCACCCCAACCCCTTCAATCCGACCACGGCGATTGTCTACGAGATGCCCAGGGCGGAGTATGTCACGGTGCGGATCTACGACAGCATGGGCCGCCTGGTGCGCACGCTGGTGGAGAACAAGCTCATGCCTGCCGGTTCCCATGAGGTCGTGTGGGACGCGACCGATGACACGGGCCAGAGCCTGCCGAGCGGCCTGTACCTGTGCCACGTGAAGATGGGGTCGCTGAGCCTCACTCGGCACATGACGTTAGTCCGGTGA
- a CDS encoding TonB-dependent receptor — translation MRTTTALVVAVVLLASLPFAYPGTTGKISGIVRDTQTGEPLPGVNVVVQGTTLGAATDVQGRYFILNVPPGTYQLRASMMGYTTSVVENVRVKTDLTTEVNFQLSLTVLDLGQTVTVVAERPLIQRDATASAAVVTADEIASAPIETFQQMVETKAGVSVDRDGAIHIRGGRADEIVYLVDGVANVNPFDNTLGLQVATNAIEELSIISGSFNAEYGQALSGVINIQTKEGRQNYTGALSFQSGDILTDYAIEYNRQIRDHYAYRPLNTKELELSFGGPVPGAGRKLSFFLSGRYLDDDGYLYGIRLHSPTDFADSIRTGDGKIVAMNPALRRNLQGKLSYFMSPGLKLEYTGLYQHDHWRNYDHARKFIVEGQLQHFERGERHSLKLTHQLSSRTFYTVVGSYFWNRYWYYAYEDPRDPRYVWSGYYKEDSNYEFYTGGTVNSRLVQNAITLSGKFDLTAQLGSAHEVKAGLEVRRHDLYQHDYDVLVDQRAEPFVDQNGDGVYTPGEPFTDINLDGAWTDAGDDNGNGIRGDIIDAAGRFNNKYHHFPLELAAYVQDKIELADMVLNVGLRFDYFDPAADYLAGWEVQGQPILKPASVKTQLSPRFSLAHPITDKGKLFFSYGHFFQIPPYFRLYHNPDFEVKPGVIETDIGNADLKPQKTVSYELGFEQQLAEDVAVYVKAYFRDIRNLLGQRIYRFASGDAYAFYINRDFGHVKGVTLTLDKRFSNFFSASVDYTYQVAEGNESDPTRTRRDYRLSIEPLKQVVYLDWDQPHTLRINGNIARPRNWGVNVIGRFESGYPYTPKGANEIVRVATENSGRKIPIVKFDLHAYKTFPLRVSATRLYLTLYVKAYNLLDRKNENIVWDSTGRTGYGLARYGGVMTDAWENRPHWYSKPRELFMGVAMEF, via the coding sequence ATGAGAACTACTACGGCTCTCGTGGTAGCAGTGGTGCTCCTCGCTTCTCTCCCTTTTGCCTACCCAGGCACCACGGGTAAGATCAGCGGTATCGTGCGCGACACCCAGACAGGCGAACCCCTCCCCGGGGTCAATGTGGTCGTACAGGGCACGACATTGGGTGCCGCCACAGATGTGCAAGGGCGCTACTTCATCCTCAACGTGCCGCCAGGGACCTACCAGCTGCGCGCCAGCATGATGGGTTATACCACCTCGGTGGTGGAGAACGTGCGCGTCAAGACCGACCTGACCACGGAGGTGAACTTCCAGCTCTCGCTCACCGTCCTGGACCTCGGGCAGACGGTGACCGTGGTCGCCGAGCGCCCCCTGATCCAGCGGGATGCCACGGCCAGCGCAGCGGTGGTCACGGCCGATGAAATCGCCTCGGCGCCAATTGAGACTTTCCAGCAGATGGTAGAGACCAAGGCTGGCGTGTCGGTGGATCGTGACGGCGCCATTCACATTCGCGGTGGCCGCGCCGACGAAATCGTCTACCTGGTCGATGGCGTGGCCAACGTCAACCCGTTCGACAATACCCTGGGTCTCCAAGTGGCCACCAATGCCATCGAAGAGCTTTCCATCATCAGCGGCTCATTCAACGCCGAGTACGGGCAAGCGCTTTCCGGCGTGATCAACATTCAAACCAAAGAGGGCAGACAAAACTACACGGGTGCCCTTTCCTTCCAAAGCGGGGACATTCTGACCGACTATGCCATCGAATACAATCGGCAGATCCGCGACCATTACGCCTATCGCCCGCTCAATACCAAGGAGCTCGAGCTCAGCTTTGGTGGCCCTGTACCGGGTGCAGGCAGGAAGCTGTCGTTCTTCCTGTCAGGCCGCTACCTTGACGACGACGGTTACCTCTACGGCATCCGCCTGCACAGCCCTACCGATTTTGCCGATTCCATTCGCACCGGTGACGGCAAGATCGTAGCTATGAATCCGGCGCTGCGTAGGAACTTGCAGGGAAAGTTGTCCTACTTTATGTCTCCTGGTCTTAAGCTGGAATACACCGGGCTCTACCAGCACGACCACTGGCGCAACTATGACCACGCGCGCAAGTTCATCGTCGAAGGACAATTGCAGCACTTTGAACGAGGCGAACGCCACAGTTTGAAGCTCACCCACCAACTTTCCAGCAGGACCTTTTACACGGTGGTAGGCTCTTACTTCTGGAATCGCTACTGGTACTACGCCTACGAAGACCCCAGGGACCCCCGCTACGTGTGGAGCGGCTATTACAAAGAGGACTCCAACTACGAATTCTACACCGGCGGCACGGTGAACAGCCGCCTGGTGCAAAACGCCATCACTCTCTCCGGCAAGTTTGATCTCACCGCTCAGCTGGGAAGTGCCCACGAAGTGAAAGCCGGCTTGGAAGTGAGGCGCCACGACCTTTATCAGCACGACTACGATGTGCTGGTGGATCAACGCGCCGAGCCATTTGTGGACCAAAACGGTGATGGGGTGTACACCCCTGGCGAGCCGTTCACCGATATCAACTTAGACGGCGCGTGGACTGACGCCGGCGACGACAACGGCAACGGCATCCGCGGCGACATTATCGACGCTGCCGGTCGGTTCAATAACAAGTACCACCACTTCCCCTTAGAGCTTGCAGCCTATGTGCAGGACAAGATCGAGCTGGCGGACATGGTGCTGAACGTGGGGCTGCGCTTTGACTACTTTGACCCGGCGGCTGACTACCTCGCCGGCTGGGAGGTCCAGGGTCAGCCCATCCTCAAGCCGGCATCGGTCAAGACCCAGCTTAGTCCGCGGTTTTCACTGGCACATCCCATCACCGACAAAGGCAAGCTCTTCTTCTCTTACGGCCATTTCTTTCAGATTCCGCCTTATTTCCGCTTGTATCACAACCCGGATTTCGAGGTCAAGCCGGGCGTCATAGAAACAGACATCGGCAATGCAGACTTGAAGCCGCAAAAGACCGTGAGCTACGAGCTCGGCTTTGAGCAGCAGCTCGCCGAAGACGTGGCCGTCTACGTGAAAGCCTATTTCCGCGATATTCGCAACCTCCTTGGTCAGCGCATCTATCGTTTCGCCAGCGGCGACGCCTACGCTTTCTACATCAACCGTGACTTTGGTCATGTCAAGGGCGTGACGCTGACGCTGGACAAGCGCTTCTCCAACTTTTTCTCCGCCTCGGTGGATTACACCTACCAGGTGGCGGAGGGGAACGAGTCCGACCCTACGCGCACGCGCCGCGACTATCGGCTGTCTATCGAGCCGCTGAAGCAGGTGGTCTACCTGGATTGGGATCAGCCGCACACCTTGCGCATCAACGGCAACATTGCCAGGCCGCGCAACTGGGGGGTGAATGTGATCGGAAGGTTTGAGAGCGGCTACCCCTACACGCCCAAGGGGGCAAACGAGATCGTGCGCGTGGCCACCGAAAACAGTGGCCGCAAGATCCCCATCGTTAAGTTTGACCTCCATGCTTACAAGACCTTCCCGTTGCGCGTGAGCGCCACGCGGCTGTACCTCACGCTTTATGTGAAGGCCTACAATCTCCTGGACCGGAAGAATGAGAATATCGTGTGGGACAGCACCGGACGTACCGGGTACGGGTTGGCACGCTACGGAGGCGTGATGACCGACGCGTGGGAAAACCGGCCCCACTGGTACTCCAAGCCGCGCGAGCTGTTCATGGGCGTTGCGATGGAGTTTTAG